TTCTCACGTTTTAAATGTAACACTGATGGTTCATGGAAACAAGAAAGTGGAGTAGGGGGTGGGGGCAGGATTTTACGCGATCATGATGGTCTAATGTTATGGGCAGAGGCAAAGATGTTACCGGATGTAGGTTCAGTGCTAGAAACAGAGGCTGAAGCTTTGAGATGGGCAATGTCTTCATTGACTCAGCTTTGGATACAGAGATGTGTTGTTTGAAACAGATTTTCAAGTGCTAGTGAAGATGTTACAGGGTGTAAAGGAGATATGACCAAGGATGAAGTCCATCATGCAATAGATTAGCATCCTGCTATCCTGTACAGAAGGTTTTGAAGTGAGGTATTATAATAGGAACAGTAACAAAGCTGCAGATAAAATAGCGAAAGAAATTGCTATGTTTACGTCCATTGTTtctaaattgtattatattgtGCCTAGTTGGTTGTGTTGGCTGATAAGCATTTTGTAAGATATTGATTTGGTTAATATAGTTGTTGAGTTAAAAGAAAAACTggttgaaacaaaaaaaaaatcaaaagaaactgTTTTAAACCCTTGTTTGAGCGACGCTGCTGTCTAAAACTCCCTCACCGTCTccgtctctgtctctcttctcctccttcCCAAAATTTCCGACATGTCGTTGTCTACATTCAACTTCCATCCTTCATCTTCCACCATCAATCTCTTCTGCAACAATAACAACTACTCACCTAAACCCTTTCCCAACTCTCTCGGATTCTCCAcctcttctacttcttcttcctttgtTGCTCCTCTCAAATTCTCTACCACCAATCACTCCCTTAGCTCTTCGAATCGCGTCCAAAGGCGCCAACTTTGGCTCCGCTGCGTCTCCACGGAGTCCGAGCCGTCGTCTACTTCGGCTGTTCCCGGCGGCTCTGGTAAATTCCGGCGTTGCCCTTTCTAGCTCGATTCGactgattaaaaatgaaacctTTACGATTTATAAAGCAAATTTGGTAGCTTTTCCATCAGTTGTTGACTGTGAAGTGTGAACTTAGAACGCACAATGCCTCCTTTCTCTTACTATTTGATCTGAGACAGATAGAATCGTATTATATTGTGCAGAAGAGAGGATTGTTGTTCTTGTAATCGGTGGAGGAGGGAGAGAACACGCCCTCTGTCACTCCCTGAAACGCTCTCCTTCCTGCAATTCTGTGCTATGCGCACCTGGAAACCCCGGCATCACCAGCTCCGGAGATGCTGAGTGCGTCCCTGACCTTGACATATCAGACAGTTCGGCTGTCATCTCGTTCTGTCGAAAACTGAATGTGGGTTTAGTGGTTGTTGGTCCTGAAGTGCCTCTTGTTGCTGGTCTCGCCAACGACCTGGTTAACGCCGGTATCCTCACGTTTGGACCTTCTTCTCAAGCTGCTGCTTTGGAAGGTTCCAAGAACTTCATGAAGAATCTTTGCCACAAATACAATATCCCTACTGCTAAGGTTTGGCTTCACTATTAGAAGAAAGAATCTTTGGCTCAACTATTAGCTTATAGGTCTCTACTGTAACTGAATGTAGATTGTCTATATGGTTTGGTTGAGAGTGTCTCATCTTATCATATGGATTCttatttaatttggtttaaacACTGACATATTCAATAAAATGCAGTATAAGACATTTTCTGATGCGTCTGCTGCTAAAGAATACATCAAAGAGCAAGGTGTACCGATCGTGATCAAAGCAGACGGCTTAGCAGCAGGAAAAGGAGTCACTGTCGCCATGGAGCTAGATGAGGCCTACGACGCTGTTGACTCGATGCTGGTGGAAGGCGTGTTTGGTTCCGCAGGATGTCAGGTGATCGTGGAGGAGTTTCTCGAGGGAGAAGAAGCTTCATTTTTCGCGCTTGTGGATGGAGAGAACGCCATTCCTCTGGAATCTGCTCAGGACCACAAGAGGGTTGGTGATGGAGATACGGGTCCTAACACTGGAGGAATGGGAGCTTATTCTCCTGCACCGGTTCTGACTAAGGAGCTAAAGGATGTGGTGATGGAGACTATAATTCATCCTACCGTTAAAGGAATGGCTGAAGAAGGTTGTAAGTTTGTTGGTGTTCTGTTTGCTGGTCTGATGATCGAGAAGAAGTCCGGTTTACCTAAACTGATTGAGTTCAATGTCCGGTTTGGAGATCCAGAATGTCAGGTGAGGAAAATAAACTAGTGTAGTCTCAGTTTGACTGTTGTtacaatattcaaaaaaaattaccacCTAGGCGTTTTCTAGAGAACTAGTTAGTTAAGATTATTTAGTCTACGTGTTAAcgaattattaatttattttatatatattttacatatatataaaatactttagtttttatagtttaattaatttatagaacCATGGTTGTTTGTAAACACTGGAGCTTCTTGTTTTAATACAGGTACTGATGATGCGTCTAGAGTCTGACCTCGCAAAGGTTTTGCTAGCTGCTTGTAAAGGCGAGCTAAGCGGCGTGTCGCTTGACTGGTCAAAAGATTCAGCGATGGTGGTTGTAATGGCAAGCAAAGGTTACCCCGGTGCTTACGAGAAAGGAACGATCATCAGAAACCTTGAAGAAGCTGAAACCGTTGCTCCAGGAGTGAAGGTTTTCCACGCAGGAACGGATGTTGATGCAGAAGGGAATGTTGTTGCGAGTGGAGGACGTGTTCTTGGGGTCACGGCGATGGGTAAAGACTTGGAAGAGGCGCGTGAAAGAGCCTACTTGGCGGTACAAGAGATCAAATGGCCTGGTGGTTTCTTTAGGAGTGATATTGGTTGGAGAGCGCTTCGTCAGAAACAAGTAGCTACAAAAGAGTGAGTGAAGAGAAAAGAACTTTGTTGTGAACCAGAACATTAAAGACTCACTTTATTCTGTTATGAGATTATTCAAAATAGCTTTCTTTTcattgaattttaaattttattcaaagtTTTAAAGAATGTTTAGTTCCATCAATTATATTCATCTAACCATACCACCATTTGAGCTCTTTGTACTTTATCATCaagtttttttgtgtttttctttttattgttaTGCTCTAGAGGAGTAATTCATATTATAGTTAATATGTTAAGCTCTTTTCTTACGATGAAGAAGAATCAAGAGATTGGAAAAAAAACTTGGAATAGTAAATtgataaccaaaaatataatataaaataaagaatagAGCTAGTTGATATTTTAAAGAGAAATAACTTCAGgtaatattaaatcaaatttttctTTCCAATCTAGCATGATTTAATTTGAtctaatagaaataattatcaTGTTATTCTCATTATTAAtcctttaataatattattaaaaatttgaattttgaattgaGCAGGTTTTCTTTCTGTGATTTTATCTTCTTCAACTATTTCTATCAGTTTCGCCATCATCAATTCCACTGTATCGAAATTGTGGTTGTCCATTATCTCATATAAACAAGTTTTTGTCATATCTCGTTCCAAATATcaactattactattttattgATTAGTTTTCAGTTCAAAATTATTATGTCAGTTATCAATCggattttttttcaaagttattcACAATTATCACTGTCTataattaatttgatataattttgtgattttgagGTTAAGTTAAATTGTAGGGCCGTAGATTGTATTAGGTTGTTTTAATTGCTTTTTGAATTAAGTTGAAAGGATTAATCCATGTTTAGAATATCTGTCATAAACCGTCTTTGATTCTATCATGacctttgtttgtttgtaggTTACCATTTATTGTATGTAGCAGTgatattttagtgatgattgtaaattatttcacttagttttaacattttattttgatcTTTTGATACGTTTTCTGAAGATGGTTAAGATATATTGTCTATGTGGAAATTGGTCtactaaaaaaaagtttgagtAAGAATTTTCTATTGATAAAAAATGCATATATTTTCACTGTAGAAGACGATATGCATTATGAAGATGATTGCTATTGTTGAAGATTTAGATTTTCAAGCGAAAGATATAACTCTTAGATATGAGAGTTCGTTAGGGATGAAAATAAATGTTGAAGATGTGCAATCTGTTTTTATCGGAAACAACCGTCAGTTAAACACCTtcatcaataaaattaaaagatttttaGAATTTATCGCTTGTGTGTAAAAGTTGGTCATATTAAAAGTGACTTGatctttatatatgtgtgtgtgtgttcaaTATCAATTAGAAATAGTGTAGAAAGAAGATTGATACTTCAAATTTTCTCATCTTAGAGAAGAGAAGACTAATAACGatcttttaaaatcaaaaatttcgTGTTTTGTTGGATTCttccaaaaaaacaaacttaaatTCAGTATCATTGAAATTGTTTGGACTTTTGTGAGGGTGGCACATGTTAGTTGCGATTTTGCTAGACACACCAGTCAGCCAACTATTAAGGTTCAAAGATGTGATGCAATTGATTTTCCGGTAGGAGGTACTGTGGATGTACTTTATAAAGGTGCTTCTGCTGGAGGAAACAATGGATGTCGAGTGATGCTCGGTGGCAGTTCCTATTGGAGGCATGATCTATTTCTACGATCATGTTGATTTGATGAACGGTTTTATCTCGCGCAACCACTAAATGTCTCTAAATGatatatctaatttattttaccTAATATCTTTGTCTAATACGTTTTTTAACCTAATATCTCTGTGTAATGGCATATAGATTGTTTTCTACTActattgtaaatataataagaCTTTGATCCGCGCATCcacacaaatatatttttcaaaaatatgttgttatttattttcatgtcattactatatattatataaaggtcatcatataattaaatgtatttcatatgtaccatcatataagtaatacTTAGttaatactctctccgtttcagaaaataagattttctagagtttttgcgtttattaagaatataataaatgttttttttgctaaaacttgttgtgaatataataaaagtttacaacttaatttactatttatttttctatacacTTTTCAATAACTATCcaccaataaaatttaactaattcaaattttacaattaatgtttctcaaaagtatacaaaattaccttaaaaatatagaaaatctatctttgtgaaaaaaaactctagaaaatccAACTTTCatgaacggagggagtagtatttTATAcgaccatcatataaataaccatatatattatattttaaacttaatgtgaaatataaaaaccataatttaaaatattgggttttgtatttttcttatatattttaaaatatttttataacgattattgaaaaatattttagtaaaaatcaaattttgaatatatgtatatttttgaatcaattttttatataaattaattttaaattattatttttcttatatatatatttatttaaatttaattttctaatgattattttagaaaaaatatgtttttaggtTGTCGAGATAGATaaattttttcataatataatggattttcaatttttcttaataacataaatcaattattttttgttttaatatactgctatctatattttcaaacaatattatattttttatactgatatttatgtttacaaacaattttgttcaattttaatagtatagatatttaccattgaaaaaagaaaagaaaaataaagcaAGTCAAATGTTAAAGTTGCGAGACAGTATTGGAAAACTATATAAACTCGAGGATGTCTTCTGCAAAGGAAAAGTTATCCTAAAGTTCTGGGTAAAATGGTAAACGAAGGAGATGACCAGTGCGACTCAGTGAGTAGGTCCGAACTACAATAtcctaaaaccctaatttttctcttcttcaaaAACCCACATTTTTTCTCTCCTTCTCGAATCAATGTTCATCAAATCCTTCGCCGTAAGGAGAAAACTCTCCCGTCTCAGTAGACTCTGTTCTTCTTATTCAGCTACTACCATCACCAATACCCCTTACCCGCCTAGAGATGACGTGGCTTTAATCGCAGATCTCATAGAGAAGCAGCACTGGCCAAAGCTCAGACTCCACGTGAAAGACACAAACCCCAACGAACTCTTTCACCAGCTGATAAGTTCCAACCTCGACCCTGATCTGTGTCTCCGCTACTACACCTGGTTAGCGACGAACAACCACCGTAACATCTCCCTATCGTTAGAGCTAACCTTCAAGCTATTGCACTCTCTCGCCAACGCTAAAAGGTACTCAAAGATCCGATCTTTCCTCGACGGGTTCGTTAAGAAACGATCCGAGCATTCGGTTCACTCAATCCTCCACGCGATCTCCCTCTGTGACAATCTCTGCGTCAATTCGATCCTCGCCGATATGCTGGTCTTGGCTTACGCGAACAACTCGAAGTTCGAGTTAGGGCTCGAGGCGTTTAAGCGCGCGGGGTATTACGGTTACAAGCTATCATCTTTGTCTTGTAAGCCCTTGATGGTCGCGTTGCTGAAGGAGAAGAGGTTTGCTGACGTTGAGTTTGTGTACAGAGAGATGATCAGGAGGAGGATCCAACCGGATGTGTTCGCTTTCAATGTGGTGATCAACTCGTTTTGCAAGAGAGGGAGGATGAGCAAGGCTAAGGATGTTATGGAGGATATGAA
The Raphanus sativus cultivar WK10039 chromosome 1, ASM80110v3, whole genome shotgun sequence DNA segment above includes these coding regions:
- the LOC108859095 gene encoding phosphoribosylamine--glycine ligase, chloroplastic, translating into MSLSTFNFHPSSSTINLFCNNNNYSPKPFPNSLGFSTSSTSSSFVAPLKFSTTNHSLSSSNRVQRRQLWLRCVSTESEPSSTSAVPGGSEERIVVLVIGGGGREHALCHSLKRSPSCNSVLCAPGNPGITSSGDAECVPDLDISDSSAVISFCRKLNVGLVVVGPEVPLVAGLANDLVNAGILTFGPSSQAAALEGSKNFMKNLCHKYNIPTAKYKTFSDASAAKEYIKEQGVPIVIKADGLAAGKGVTVAMELDEAYDAVDSMLVEGVFGSAGCQVIVEEFLEGEEASFFALVDGENAIPLESAQDHKRVGDGDTGPNTGGMGAYSPAPVLTKELKDVVMETIIHPTVKGMAEEGCKFVGVLFAGLMIEKKSGLPKLIEFNVRFGDPECQVLMMRLESDLAKVLLAACKGELSGVSLDWSKDSAMVVVMASKGYPGAYEKGTIIRNLEEAETVAPGVKVFHAGTDVDAEGNVVASGGRVLGVTAMGKDLEEARERAYLAVQEIKWPGGFFRSDIGWRALRQKQVATKE